The Erinaceus europaeus chromosome 6, mEriEur2.1, whole genome shotgun sequence sequence AAAATGATCTTTGATTTGTAAAACAGGGTTAAATGAGGAACTGTCTGGAACATGTGCCTAATAATTCCCCAGCATATCTAAACACACTGCTTAAAAACCCATCTTTCCCAGTTAAACACTGTCGTTTATAATCCCATTTCTATGGAGCTTTGAATGGCCACAGATGGCTTTATTTTTATGATCTTGAGTTACAAGtgttaaaaaccccagaaccacataacattctatggtattggctggaggagaaggtgcccctagctggaagtgtttttctcacaCAAAACATTTGTTGCACTTAAACATTTTAGTATTAGATTTACTATTTTGGTGGAAACATTGTCTTAAaactatattaaatatattaaataataatatacatatatataatcacaggcagaagttgaaaacaaagaccagaagagaaaacactcagcagaacttggactggagttggtgtattgcaccaaagtaaagggctctggagtgtgtgaggggggaggggtcaggtcctggaaaaggtgaCAAAGGACCAGGTGGGGGTCGTACTATGTGggaaaccgagaaatgttatgtatatacaaactattgtatttactgtcgaatgtagaacattaatcccccaataaagaaaaaatacataattattattttaacttgcTACTTGAGTCAGCACCACAACTCCCTCTAGTGCAGGTAGACTACATGCAGGGGTAGAAGCTGCTGTGCTGCAGACTTGGAAACTTGGGTGAGATGTTTAATTTCTCTAAGCCTCGATTTACTCACCTATGAAATGGAACTACACTTACTTGTCATACTGGGCTATTGGAAGGGTTGACTCATCATGAGTATAGAGTTTGTCTCTGACAGTTCTGTCTTTACAGAGCACAGTGAAACATGGAAAGGCAGGTTTTGATGTCATGGGTGGGACTGAGATCAAAGGAACAGGGAACAGCCATGCAAGGAAGTCTTAGCCAGGAATGCTAGTAAACAAATGGCATTCTGGGGACTCCATAAAGcaccgggggggagggggggcacttaggaaggaggaagaggatgactgGAAGGTGGCACTGGAAAGCCCATGACTGACAACTTTAATTGGGACAAATCTAAGTATTTAACATAACATAGAAAATAAGTTTGGGTGAAAAAGAGAAATCCTACACACAAAGCTATTTacggtttgttgttgttgttgttagctatGTTTAACTGCCATAAAAACATCAAACTCttgagggttgggcggtagtgcagcaggttaagtgagaagtccaaggaccagctataaggttcccggttggacctggctccccacctgcagggaggtaggtgaagcaggtctgcaggtgtctttctctctccctttctgtcttcccctctcttgatttctgttctatccaacgccaacaataactataaacaacaagggcaacaaaagggaaaaagtagcctcgaggagcagtggatttgtagtgcaggcactgagtccagcaaCAACCcagagaggcaaaaaaaagcaaattgttgttgttgtcattgctgttggatagaacagagaaatagagaagatggggggagagaaagatagatacctgtagacctgcttcactgctggggagctggggctcgaaccaggatcattaagctGGTCCAACCCCCAGTTCCCTACGCTTAAGAACATAAAAACTATTAAGAACAAGCATATGATTGAAGGAACTCTTCAATATGAAAACTTAGAAaccaatgaaatttaaaaaaaaaaacttgggggccAGCGgtagctcaccgggttaagcgctcatggcgcaaagctcaaggactggcataaggattcaagttcaaggcgctgactccccacctgccagggtggttgcctcacaagcagtgaagcaggtctgcccctgtctttctctccccctctctgtcttctcctcctccttggatttctctctgtcctttccaataacagcaatggcaacaataacaaaactaacaagggcaacaaaatgggaaaaatggccatcaacagcactggattcatagtgcaggcaccaagctccagcaataaccctggaggcaaaaataaataaaataaataaaaccctcaaTTTGGAAAGAAGCAGACTTTGCATGAGAAAAGAACAAGTTTTAGAGAGAATTGTTGGCattagcatctttttaaaaattttgtattggataaagatagctagaaattgagagggaaggagtgatagagagggagacacctgcagcactgcatcaccacttgtgaagcttgtccccctgcacgtgggaaccaggggcttgaacttgggtccttgctcattgtagtgttcttccaaccaggtgcaccaccacctggcccccattagtATCTTAAGAAGATAGaagtatgggggtcgggcggtggcgcagtgggttaagcgcatgtggtgcaaagcgcaggaaccggcgtaaggatcccggttcgagcccccggctccccacctgcaggggagtcgcatcacaggcagtgaagcaggtctgcaggtgtctatctttctctcccccactctgtcttcccctcctctctccatttctctctgtcctatccaacaacaaattgcgtcaacaagggcaataataataaccacaacgaagctacaacaagggcaacaaaaggggggaaaaatggcctccaggagcggtggatttatggtgcaggcaccgagcccagcaataaccctggaggaggaaaaaaaaaaaaaaagatagaagtaTTACCACATGAAATAAGAACATAGTTCTATTTAAAGGGAGAAAgactctcaaaagaaaaaaaatactcccagggtgagggtagatagcataatggttatacaaagatactctcatgcctgaggctccaaatcccaggttcaatcccctacaccgccataacctagagctgagcagtgctatggtaaagatttttttcttgaaaataaaTGTGGTGTCAAAAATAAGAATTTAACTAAAAGAGTTGGGCACACCAGGTtctagttgctaccatgatgccatcctgacctccctgggccgacttcaccaatatgtcctggaactccacttccccagagccctaccccactaggaaaagacagaaacaggctggggtgtggatccacctgccaacacccatgtccagcagagaagcaattataaaagccagaactcccaacttccGCACTttataaagaatttggtccaggctcccagagggataatgactagggaagcttccagtggagggggtgggacagggaactctgggggtggggactgtgtggaattgtatccctgtcatCCCACAGTGTTgtatcattattgaatcaccaataaaatttttaaaaatacaagttGGGCAAATGTATATTAGCCTCTAAGTAGCCCACTGAAGGCAAGCAGAATTCTTGAGAGAAGTGTTTTGTTGACACCTTAGGTCAACCTGTCTCAGTCTCAACTCCCTCCATCCAAGAAAATGTTATACACTATAGTTCATAAATTTATGAATTCCTTATTTTATACTCCTAAAATTTATTCAGATTTTTTCATAATTGTGGTTTGAAATACATACTTTTGCCAATTAAAACAATGGCATATATGCATAAAATTATAAAGACTCATCACATTAAAATTGAAATGCAGAAATATTATCATGCCCTTTTTTGAAAGCAGCTGGCTAGCTGTTtaaaaagtcataggccctttcgGCCGGAGCAGCCATCTTCCAGTAAATCGCCAAAATGACTAACacaaagggaaaaaggagaggaacacGCTATATGTTCTCTAGGCCTTTTACAAAACATGGAGTTGTTCCTTTGGCCACATATATGCGGATCTATAAGAAAGGTGATATTGTAGATATAAAGGGAATGGGCACTGTTCAAAAAGGAATGCcccacaaatgttaccatggcAAAACTGGAAGAGTCTACAATGTTACCCAGCATGCTGTTGGCATTGttgtaaacaaacaagtaaagggCAAGATTCTTGCTAAGAGAATTAATGTTCGTATTGAGCATATTAAGCACTCTAAGAGCAGAGACAGCTTCTTGAAACGTGTGAAGGaaaatgatcagaaaaaaaaggaagccaaagagaaggggacttgggttcaactgaAGCGCCAGCCTGCTCCACCCAGAGAAGCACACTTTGTGAGAACCAATGGAAAGGAACCAGGGCTGCTGGAACCCATTCCCTATGAATTCATGGCATGATCAATATGAAAACTTAATAAAATATCagaactatataaaaaaaaagtcataggctTGTTAAATGTCTCAATATACAGAGACCTTTGGCATTTATTGTACCAGAGAGGACCTACCCCATCATATGGTGCCCGAGCCAGCGGCATTTGTTTATATAATCCCTCTAGCATTCTTTATGAACGTAAACAATTAGTTATGGTGCCTGAGTCAGCGGCATTTGTTTATATAACCCCTCTAGCGTTCTTTATGCACGTAAACAATTAGTGATAACCACTGCCCATTTTGCGTTCTTTATGCACGTAAACAATTATTGATAACTGTTGCTgaagagttattctgatgcagtctccgcccccaggtttttctatgccccctaaatcctagagtgccccctttcaaccaatcctggccctacacgtcacccctggttgtcgcccaataaaaagccccctcacccctcccctctctctctctgggctctcggctctccctctctgaggtctcactccctgctctccccctgtggtcggccattgccggctggctccatgtggtctgaaccaaacctccccccctatattatcctataataaagatttgtgtactccTTTGCTCTGGaagtccgctctcttctctgtggtgcagcccgacaccagaccgccgcaacaacatctggcgcccatcgtgttccgtacccacaccacgcccggcctgaggtctccgaaaccgcccagacacaggtaagtggcatccgcccacttctgtggccccgcgtttccctccaccatgggaaatttctcgttttatgaggaggtgtcccagtcattatctcttgacctgggacagattcccgctgtcataaaaggtttaattttcgctaccccttggatttttttaactgtggtcgccactttcaagatatgtaaaacgtggtatgccataaggataagtgaccttgaggctgaggtacgagagttaaatcacatgtgcttaagacttagacatcctaagcgatcagcggctaaacccaagaattccattcccacagacatgcacacgttcggacgctcctcctctgaccccgcccccttccgccccagtttcagctctgcctgaggcttctgcgttcctgaaccctgcccctgcccctgccattccggtttcagttccgcctgcagcttctgcattcctgaaccccgcccctgcccctgccgtcccagtttcagctctgcctgcagcttctgcgttcctgaaccccacccctgcccctgccattccggtttcagctccgcctgcagcttccgttttcttgaccccgccccggcccctgctgccgcggtttcagctccgcctgaggcttcctcgtccctgatcccgccccctgctgatacgtcaccattaagggacctagtggctgagatacaagagctaaaggatattttttcagcatttaaggattttaaaccatgtgcagtccaccccgggagctccgtccccatagatatgcgtttagtctcccctgcagccactacagcagtttgtactgaactttccacttctgtagctccctctcccacgccatcggaccaaatccacacattcccggtaaacttggccccttctaaacaaaaccctcagccgtggcagccatattcctctaaataaTTTGGAACACTCAgataagcagtcagggaggacggaatgcattctacatggaccaagtccgtcttgagaagcttttaccagcatttaaatacaccacaagactggaaagatctggctcgtgctgcactcccagac is a genomic window containing:
- the LOC107523361 gene encoding large ribosomal subunit protein eL21-like, encoding MTNTKGKRRGTRYMFSRPFTKHGVVPLATYMRIYKKGDIVDIKGMGTVQKGMPHKCYHGKTGRVYNVTQHAVGIVVNKQVKGKILAKRINVRIEHIKHSKSRDSFLKRVKENDQKKKEAKEKGTWVQLKRQPAPPREAHFVRTNGKEPGLLEPIPYEFMA